Proteins from a single region of Anastrepha ludens isolate Willacy chromosome 5, idAnaLude1.1, whole genome shotgun sequence:
- the LOC128864724 gene encoding uncharacterized protein LOC128864724 produces MSHLAFMQIYNNGNGNSAAMSASPQGSFVRAGGISGGTPGISGVASGISGITCGGSGGVPGFSGGAPSFIEGAAGVSGAAPGFSGRASGVNGGTPNEQNEALNLSDSLPVITTGNLPPYTDDEDEEDDEDVHSIINSLARREENNRAALMNVHQQRQHLAHNRYGGNIINGNNDRSSDSAIANSPPTSGVSSGGSVNNNGNDHRSVKAA; encoded by the exons ATGTCTCATCTCGCTTTCATGCAAATCTACAACAATGGCAATGGCAATTCAGCGGCGATGAGTGCATCCCCTCAAGGGAGTTTTGTTCGTGCAGGCGGCATCAGTGGAGGAACACCTGGCATCAGTGGGGTAGCATCTGGCATCAGTGGGATAACATGTGGCGGCAGCGGTGGAGTACCTGGCTTTAGTGGTGGAGCACCTAGTTTTATTGAAGGAGCAGCTGGTGTCAGTGGTGCAGCACCAGGCTTTAGTGGACGAGCATCTGGCGTTAATGGGGGAACGCCAAACGAACAGAATGAGGCATTAAATCTTTCGGATTCGCTTCCGGTCATCACC ACGGGCAATCTGCCGCCGTACACtgatgatgaagatgaagaagatgaCGAAGATGTACACAGCATCATCAATTCATTGGCACGCCGCGAAGAGAACAACCGGGCAGCATTAATGAATGTTCATCAACAACGCCAACATTTGGCGCATAATCGATATGGCGGTAACATAATAAATGGCAATAACGACAGGTCTAGTGATTCGGCCATTGCAAATTCACCCCCGACCAGTGGCGTGTCGTCTGGTGGTAGTGTCAACAACAATGGCAATGACCACAGAAGTGTCAAAGCGGCATAA